A stretch of the Arachis stenosperma cultivar V10309 chromosome 6, arast.V10309.gnm1.PFL2, whole genome shotgun sequence genome encodes the following:
- the LOC130933014 gene encoding uncharacterized protein LOC130933014 has product MDKGKGLMGSNARRWAVDFSDNSTSPSSRDVPDPPGFSRASIDQDDSTLSRQRKDAESNWKAQKAWEVAQAPFKNLLMMGFMMWMAGSTVHLFSIGITFSALWQPISALQSVGKIFEPYKDSRVELLGPKLLFIALNLGGLALGVWKLNALGLLPTHTSDWVSSLPPAQEVEYSGGGLNLS; this is encoded by the exons ATGGATAAAGGAAAGGGACTCATGGGATCCAACGCTCGAAGATGGGCCGTTGACTTCTCCGACAATTCAACCTCTCCTTCCTCTCGCGACGTTCCTGATCCTCCCGGTTTCTCTCGTGCTTCCATCGATCAG GACGATTCAACCCTCAGTCGCCAGAGGAAGGATGCTGAATCAAACTGGAAAGCACAG aaagcttgggaagtagCACAAGCCCCTTTCAAGAACTTGCTAATGATGGGGTTTATGATGTGGATGGCTGGAAGTACAGTGCACCTGTTCAGCATTGGTATCACCTTCTCAGCTCTTTGGCAGCCTATCAGTGCCTTGCAAAGCGTTGGCAAGA TTTTTGAGCCTTACAAAGACAGTAGAGTGGAGCTTCTTGGACCTAAGTTGTTATTCATAGCCCTTAATTTGGGTGGCTTGGCACTAGGTGTTTGGAAG CTCAATGCATTGGGGCTTCTTCCTACGCACACATCAGACTGGGTCTCATCCTTACCTCCTGCTCAG GAAGTGGAGTATTCAGGTGGGGGTCTTAATTTGAGTTGA